Proteins co-encoded in one Cupriavidus taiwanensis genomic window:
- the flgB gene encoding flagellar basal body rod protein FlgB: protein MDTPYVAKWARSEDSVHEQALRLRTRRFELLSANIANADTPNYKARDIDFSAELDRVMGSGQNFAGMTMTSPRHIEASKPALEEDLMYRVPLQSSMDGNTVEMDVERVAFAENALRMRFSIQKTADEYKDMLKLYQDMRP from the coding sequence ATGGACACGCCATACGTCGCAAAATGGGCGCGTAGCGAAGACAGCGTTCATGAGCAAGCGCTGCGACTTCGCACACGGAGGTTCGAGCTGCTGTCTGCAAATATTGCAAATGCGGATACGCCGAACTACAAGGCGCGCGATATCGACTTCAGCGCCGAGTTGGATAGGGTGATGGGCAGTGGCCAGAATTTTGCGGGCATGACCATGACTTCGCCGCGACACATCGAGGCAAGCAAGCCCGCGCTGGAAGAGGATCTGATGTATCGCGTCCCCCTGCAGTCGAGTATGGACGGCAACACCGTGGAGATGGACGTCGAGCGTGTGGCGTTTGCAGAGAACGCGCTGCGGATGCGGTTCTCCATTCAAAAGACTGCCGACGAGTACAAGGACATGCTCAAGCTCTACCAGGACAT
- a CDS encoding porin, protein MKISRIAVASLGLFATTAFAQSSVTLYGVADAGIEYLSNVPSASPGGSNQVRMTSGNMSTSRWGLRGVEDLGGGLKAIFELESGISFDTGAQNNSTRLFDRSAFVGLGSKYGQLTLGRQTTPMYDTTLQLDPMGFAPRYSLFKMDDVLAGRADNAIKYRGIFSGLTVTGLYSFSRTGGGEVPGNYKVDRNMGVSLMYETGALAVGAVYDEIQGSTVATADRKDRRALIGASYAFGPAKAFIGYRWYNGNVGALPTNGSNIYWAGLRYGLTPALTLTGAAYYTDSRNSGADPFLFVASADYAFSKRTDVYMNVGYALNRGNSQLGMNGYNSTTGSPTNVVPGKDQTGVVVGVRHKF, encoded by the coding sequence ATGAAGATTAGTCGCATTGCCGTCGCATCCCTCGGTCTGTTCGCTACAACCGCATTCGCTCAATCGAGCGTCACGCTGTATGGTGTGGCCGACGCGGGTATCGAGTATCTGAGCAACGTCCCATCGGCTTCGCCCGGTGGCTCGAACCAGGTTCGCATGACCTCCGGCAACATGTCGACGTCGCGTTGGGGCCTGCGTGGCGTCGAAGACCTTGGCGGCGGTCTGAAAGCCATCTTCGAATTGGAAAGCGGCATTTCGTTCGACACCGGCGCACAGAACAACAGCACCCGTCTTTTTGATCGTAGTGCCTTCGTAGGATTGGGTAGCAAATATGGTCAACTGACGTTGGGTCGTCAAACGACACCAATGTATGACACCACGCTGCAACTCGACCCGATGGGCTTCGCGCCGCGCTACTCGCTCTTCAAGATGGATGACGTCTTGGCGGGTCGCGCTGACAATGCTATCAAGTACCGTGGCATCTTCAGTGGCCTGACGGTCACCGGCCTCTACAGCTTTAGCCGCACCGGCGGCGGCGAAGTGCCGGGGAACTACAAGGTCGATCGAAACATGGGCGTATCGCTCATGTATGAAACCGGCGCCCTCGCTGTCGGCGCGGTGTACGACGAGATCCAGGGCAGCACCGTCGCCACGGCCGACCGCAAGGACCGCCGCGCTCTAATTGGCGCGAGCTACGCTTTCGGACCGGCTAAGGCATTTATTGGTTATCGCTGGTACAACGGCAATGTCGGTGCGCTGCCGACGAACGGTTCTAACATTTACTGGGCCGGCCTGCGCTATGGCCTGACGCCCGCACTGACGCTGACCGGCGCCGCCTACTACACGGACAGCCGCAATTCTGGCGCAGACCCGTTCCTGTTCGTTGCCTCGGCAGATTACGCTTTCTCGAAGCGTACCGATGTGTATATGAACGTCGGTTATGCACTGAACCGCGGCAACTCGCAGCTGGGCATGAACGGCTACAACTCGACGACCGGCAGCCCGACCAACGTTGTCCCTGGCAAGGATCAGACCGGCGTCGTCGTAGGCGTACGCCACAAGTTCTGA